A portion of the uncultured Bacteroides sp. genome contains these proteins:
- the ispE gene encoding 4-(cytidine 5'-diphospho)-2-C-methyl-D-erythritol kinase: protein MITFPNAKINLGLNITEKRADGYHNLETVFYPVPLEDALEITLSKSKEVPFTLYPSGMSVAGELNDNLVVKAYLLLAEVFDLPPIDIYLYKAIPSGAGLGGGSADAAFMLKLLNDKFNLNLSTEKLEEYAARLGADCAFFIQNRPTFAEGIGNLFSPIQLSLKGYEVVIVKPDIFVSTREAFSLITPRKPNIALTEVISRPPTEWKELMTNDFEQSVFTLYPAIESIKKELYNKGAVYSSMSGSGASVYGLFAPNTTLPEMNFGNSFCFQTCLG from the coding sequence ATGATCACATTCCCCAATGCTAAAATAAATCTGGGATTAAATATTACCGAAAAACGGGCTGACGGATATCACAACCTAGAAACAGTTTTTTATCCCGTACCTTTGGAAGATGCTCTCGAAATAACTCTTTCCAAATCAAAGGAAGTCCCATTTACACTATACCCTTCGGGCATGTCTGTTGCCGGGGAGTTGAACGATAATCTTGTGGTCAAAGCCTATCTCTTGCTTGCCGAAGTCTTTGATTTGCCTCCTATAGACATTTATTTATATAAGGCTATTCCTTCTGGAGCAGGACTTGGTGGTGGTTCCGCCGATGCTGCTTTTATGCTAAAATTGCTCAACGATAAGTTTAATTTAAACCTGAGCACGGAGAAACTTGAAGAGTATGCGGCCAGACTGGGTGCCGACTGTGCCTTCTTCATTCAGAATCGCCCTACATTTGCCGAAGGCATAGGTAATCTGTTCTCTCCTATTCAACTGTCACTAAAAGGTTACGAAGTGGTTATTGTTAAACCCGATATCTTTGTTTCCACCCGTGAGGCCTTTTCACTAATTACTCCTCGCAAGCCCAATATTGCATTAACAGAGGTCATCAGTCGCCCTCCAACAGAATGGAAAGAACTGATGACGAATGACTTTGAACAAAGCGTATTTACACTTTATCCCGCTATCGAAAGCATAAAAAAAGAGCTGTACAACAAAGGTGCCGTTTACTCATCCATGAGCGGATCGGGAGCGTCAGTCTACGGATTGTTTGCCCCTAACACCACATTACCCGAGATGAATTTTGGCAATTCATTTTGTTTTCAGACCTGCTTAGGTTAA
- a CDS encoding tRNA1(Val) (adenine(37)-N6)-methyltransferase: MPNSYFQFKQFTVSHDKCGMKVGTDGVLLGAWVNVDHAKNILDIGTGTGLLALMVAQRSVAHIVALEIDKHAAKQAEENVSNSPWADRIEVIETDFKVYVSDRKFDVIISNPPYFIDSLASPDLQRTMARHSGELTHIELLRGVSQLLSTDGEFSVVIPIETVDSFKEIAESCGLFPCRQMLVTTKLGGAPKRALITFSFTGQACETTHLLTEVARHQYSKEYIALTKDYYLKM, encoded by the coding sequence ATGCCTAATTCATATTTTCAATTTAAACAATTTACTGTGTCGCATGACAAATGTGGCATGAAAGTGGGAACGGACGGTGTGCTTCTTGGGGCATGGGTCAATGTTGATCATGCAAAAAACATTCTTGATATAGGAACCGGCACCGGGCTGTTAGCACTGATGGTCGCTCAACGCAGTGTGGCTCACATTGTGGCTTTAGAGATAGATAAACATGCTGCCAAACAGGCAGAAGAGAATGTTTCTAATTCTCCGTGGGCAGATCGGATAGAGGTTATTGAGACGGATTTCAAAGTGTATGTGTCGGATAGGAAGTTTGATGTAATTATTTCTAATCCCCCTTATTTTATTGATTCGTTGGCATCTCCTGATCTTCAGCGGACAATGGCACGGCATAGTGGTGAACTTACCCACATTGAGTTGCTTCGGGGTGTTTCCCAGCTGCTGTCAACTGATGGCGAGTTCAGTGTGGTGATACCGATAGAAACAGTGGATTCTTTTAAAGAGATAGCAGAATCGTGTGGATTGTTTCCTTGTCGCCAAATGCTTGTGACCACTAAGTTGGGAGGCGCTCCTAAGAGAGCTTTGATCACTTTTTCGTTTACCGGGCAGGCTTGTGAAACCACTCATCTGCTTACTGAAGTGGCGAGGCATCAATATAGTAAGGAGTATATTGCTCTGACGAAAGATTATTATTTAAAGATGTAG